The DNA segment GCAGACCTTCTGCTTGTAGATAATTATTGTTTTTATTCGGTGATACAACACCGATTGCTTATAGGCTATGACAACAATTGCACTTATTTATCGCATTTGCAACGAATACGGCAACTAAGTCGCCACTTTACCTTATATCTTGAGCCATATTGCACTCAAAAGTGATACAAATAGTATTATTGATACCTTTGTCATATCTTGATGCAAACATACATTTATACCACTTTAGTTTTATTTAAGTGCCATATTGTCTGCGAATCAATCGAAACACTAGCCAAAAAACAACTCATCTATAATCTCTCTTAGTTCTACGTTTGGTGAGAACAACACCTAACTCTGAATGGCGAACACTACAAAGCTTTCCAAAAGACATGACTTTTCATTCAACATATTGTCGACCTCAATAAAATCGTACTTTTCTTACTGATTTTGTTGTTTATTGACAGTGTAAAAGGTATAAAAAAGCAAGCTATCTTCTACTACAAGGACGAGACTGATGTTTGAAAAAGTAATTGCAGCTCCGGCAGACCCTATTCTTGGTCTAACTGAGGAGTTTAAAAAAGACCCACGTGCTGAAAAAATCAACCTAGGCGTTGGTATTTACAAGAACGAGGACGGCCAAACTCCAGTATTGGCAACAGTTAAAAAAGCGGAAGCCGCACTACTTGAAACCGAAAAAACAAAGTCTTACCTAACGATTGAAGGTACTGCTGAGTATGGTTTGGCTGTGCAAAAACTGTTATTTGGTGACAATTCTGACATTGTTGGTCAAAAACGTGCAAAAACAGCACAAGCACCGGGTGGTACGGGTGCGCTTCGAGTGGCTGGTGAGTTTATCAAACGCCAACTCGGCGACGTGAAGATTTGGATCAGTAATCCAACTTGGGCAAACCACAACGGCGTATTCACGGCTGCTGGTATCGAAACTGCTCAGTACGACTACTACAACGCTGAAACTAAAGATAAAGACTTCGATGGCATGCTAACCAGCCTGCAAGCTGCGAAGGAAGGCGACATCGTGCTTCTACATGGTTGCTGTCACAACCCAACGGGTATCGATCCTACTGCTGAAGAATGGGAAGCGTTGGCAAAACTTGCGGCTGAAAAAAAACTACTACCACTGTTCGACTTCGCATACCAAGGCTTTGCAAAGGGCGTTGAGGAAGATGCCGCAGGTCTGCGTACTTTCGCTCAATACTGTGACGAAATCCTAGTAGCAAGCTCATTCTCTAAGAATTTCGGTCTCTATAACGAGCGAGTGGGTGCCTTTACGCTCGTGGCTAAATCTGAAGATGTCGCTGCAACTGCATTCTCACAAGTAAAAGCGATTATCCGCTCTATCTACTCAAACCCACCAGCACACGGCAGTGCGGTGGTAACACACATTCTAAACAATGCAGAATTACGCGCAGAATGGGAAGCCGAAGTTGCTGAAATGCGTGATCGTATCCAGCAAATGCGCGAACTATTCGTTAGCACACTGAAAGCAGAAGGCGTTGATGCAGACTTTAGCTTTATCGAAAGACAAAACGGCATGTTCTCTTTCTCGGGTCTATCAAAAGAGCAAGTGAATCGCCTAAAAGAAGAGTTTGGCATCTACATCGTTGGCTCAGGACGTATCAGCGTTGCGGGCATGACGAAATCGAATATGGGTCCACTGTGTAAAGGTATCGCTGCGGTACTTTAAGGCCTACCCTTTAGTAGTATTTATAAGCCAACCTTCGGGTTGGCTTTATTTTTATCTGCAATCTTACCGAATGCAGCTTGAAGTTAGTCACCTATATAACTAGAATTTCACCGATTTTTGCTACAACGGATGTTCTCGCTCAAGATGCCATACTCTGGCTCTTCACACTCTCAACGACTATAGGTAAACGATGAATAACGATAAGCGCCCGCTTTATATCCCTTATGCAGGTCCAGCTCTTCTAAGTACCCCTCTTTTGAACAAAGGCAGCGCATTTTCTGCCGAAGAACGCATCTCATTTAACTTAGAAGGTCTTCTACCAGAGAACACCGAGACAATTCAAGAGCAAGTTGAACGCGCTTATCAACAGTACCTAAGCTTTGAAAACGATATGGATAAGCACATCTACTTGCGCAATATCCAAGATACTAACGAGACGCTATTTTACCGCCTGGTTCAAAACCACATTTCTGAGATGATGCCGATCATCTATACGCCAACCGTTGGTGCGGCTTGTGAGAACTTCTCAAATATCTATCGTCGTGGCCGCGGTCTCTTCATCTCTTACCCAAATCGTGACCGTATTGACGACCTACTCAATAATGCAGCCAACCACAATGTCAAAGTTATCGTAGTTACCGATGGCGAGCGTATTCTTGGTCTTGGTGACCAAGGTATCGGTGGCATGGGTATCCCTA comes from the Vibrio astriarenae genome and includes:
- a CDS encoding amino acid aminotransferase, which translates into the protein MFEKVIAAPADPILGLTEEFKKDPRAEKINLGVGIYKNEDGQTPVLATVKKAEAALLETEKTKSYLTIEGTAEYGLAVQKLLFGDNSDIVGQKRAKTAQAPGGTGALRVAGEFIKRQLGDVKIWISNPTWANHNGVFTAAGIETAQYDYYNAETKDKDFDGMLTSLQAAKEGDIVLLHGCCHNPTGIDPTAEEWEALAKLAAEKKLLPLFDFAYQGFAKGVEEDAAGLRTFAQYCDEILVASSFSKNFGLYNERVGAFTLVAKSEDVAATAFSQVKAIIRSIYSNPPAHGSAVVTHILNNAELRAEWEAEVAEMRDRIQQMRELFVSTLKAEGVDADFSFIERQNGMFSFSGLSKEQVNRLKEEFGIYIVGSGRISVAGMTKSNMGPLCKGIAAVL